Proteins from a genomic interval of Methanoplanus endosymbiosus:
- a CDS encoding STAS domain-containing protein yields MKKTEEQLKKELTEREKELVFLHSISNIVDSQGKNADNIIVEIIKRLPGALQYPDIACAEVNLKGQKFRTEPFRETEWNMSEQLKVEGRAVGEITVYYMEEKPGFDKDPFLKEEKTLLEILSERMSKIIERMWSEEALLEKTKEIIKLSTPVTQIWKDILILPLIGTLDSERTLQMMEELLIKIRDTGARFIIMDATGVGTIDSAVAANILKTSQAVKMLGSHMIFTGIKPEVAMTMVHLGIDLGDITTRATLQEGVEYALNEKGLTIVRKSMVIQEH; encoded by the coding sequence ATGAAGAAAACAGAAGAACAACTGAAAAAAGAGCTTACAGAGAGAGAAAAAGAGTTAGTTTTCCTTCACAGCATATCAAATATTGTGGACAGTCAAGGCAAAAACGCTGATAACATCATCGTGGAAATAATAAAACGCCTCCCCGGCGCATTGCAGTATCCTGATATTGCATGTGCAGAGGTCAATTTAAAGGGACAGAAATTCAGAACCGAACCATTCAGGGAGACTGAATGGAATATGTCAGAGCAGCTTAAGGTTGAAGGAAGAGCAGTTGGTGAGATCACAGTCTATTACATGGAAGAAAAGCCAGGCTTTGATAAAGATCCGTTCTTAAAAGAGGAAAAAACTCTGCTTGAGATACTTTCTGAAAGGATGAGCAAAATAATTGAGAGGATGTGGTCAGAAGAGGCACTGCTTGAAAAAACAAAGGAGATCATTAAATTATCAACTCCTGTTACACAGATATGGAAGGACATCCTGATTCTGCCGCTCATCGGCACACTGGATTCTGAGAGAACCCTTCAGATGATGGAAGAGCTTCTGATAAAGATTCGTGATACTGGTGCAAGATTCATCATTATGGACGCAACCGGAGTAGGGACAATAGACTCAGCAGTTGCTGCAAATATCCTGAAAACCTCACAGGCTGTAAAGATGCTCGGATCACATATGATCTTTACCGGAATTAAACCTGAAGTTGCGATGACAATGGTGCATCTCGGAATAGACCTTGGCGATATAACAACAAGAGCAACCCTTCAGGAAGGTGTAGAATATGCCCTCAATGAAAAGGGTCTTACTATTGTCAGAAAGAGCATGGTCATTCAGGAGCATTAG